Proteins from one Gemmatimonadaceae bacterium genomic window:
- a CDS encoding response regulator, whose amino-acid sequence MNVHLPALEGRHILVIEDEHIVAEALSRCLRTCGAEIIGPAATVEQALKLIESNAQIDGALLDIDLRGVRAYAVADDLIARGVPFVFATGYETTIPDRYRHVTVIQKPFDVAETAAALFPML is encoded by the coding sequence GTGAACGTGCATCTTCCAGCATTAGAGGGCCGTCATATTCTCGTCATCGAGGACGAGCACATCGTCGCCGAAGCGCTGTCGCGATGTCTGCGAACGTGCGGCGCCGAGATCATCGGGCCGGCGGCGACGGTGGAGCAGGCGCTGAAGCTGATCGAGTCGAACGCGCAAATCGACGGCGCGTTGCTCGACATCGATCTGCGCGGGGTCCGCGCCTACGCGGTCGCCGACGATCTGATCGCGAGGGGCGTGCCGTTCGTGTTCGCGACCGGATACGAGACGACGATTCCCGATCGCTACCGCCATGTGACGGTGATTCAGAAACCATTCGACGTCGCGGAAACGGCCGCCGCGCTGTTCCCCATGCTGTAA
- a CDS encoding outer membrane beta-barrel protein, with protein sequence MIRRCALSAVLSLSAAVASQPVHAQAVGTTGTTVNGRVVVQVFVTLSDDKTMYHPVAGLPLGFTRSARDTAIAVTDKSGSAVVLLPPGQYRVVSLMPTQWKGMRYLWNMPVIVREDMSAIDLRRADAMVSRAVTTVTTVSDGETAPSIVDKAPAPAPAPVRSAPAQPAPAPMPAPVKSSAPAAAQADAPVAIPVPAPTPAALAPVMVPARDSVAKAETSRRPAPARSSSMERSRSKGFFLGLGVEGSGIQTNVSGSTAESGGGGGLVLGYGFSKRWSLYTDVSDAVMNATGGGTYSLAHADLGARIHFRSGAHALVPFLQVGATGRAVSTTAGGVTYTGSGGGATLGLGFNAYFTRAAALSAAASWSVGNFDKFQVDNVVVGAPGTSVNAQTARVHLGLVWFP encoded by the coding sequence ATGATCCGACGTTGTGCGCTTTCCGCAGTTCTTTCGCTCTCGGCCGCGGTCGCGTCGCAACCAGTGCACGCGCAGGCCGTCGGCACGACGGGAACGACCGTGAACGGACGTGTCGTCGTGCAGGTGTTCGTGACGCTCTCCGACGATAAGACGATGTACCATCCGGTCGCCGGTCTGCCGCTCGGATTCACCCGCTCGGCGCGTGACACGGCGATCGCCGTCACGGACAAATCCGGCTCGGCCGTCGTGCTGCTTCCCCCAGGCCAGTACCGCGTCGTCTCGCTGATGCCGACGCAGTGGAAGGGGATGCGCTACTTGTGGAACATGCCGGTCATCGTCCGCGAAGACATGTCGGCGATCGACCTTCGCCGCGCCGACGCGATGGTGAGCCGCGCGGTGACCACCGTGACGACCGTTTCGGACGGCGAAACGGCACCAAGCATCGTCGACAAGGCGCCGGCCCCTGCTCCTGCGCCGGTGCGCTCAGCGCCGGCCCAACCAGCGCCCGCGCCGATGCCTGCTCCGGTGAAGTCGTCGGCTCCGGCCGCTGCGCAGGCTGACGCGCCGGTTGCGATCCCGGTCCCCGCTCCGACACCCGCGGCGCTCGCTCCGGTCATGGTGCCGGCGCGCGACTCGGTGGCGAAGGCCGAAACGTCGCGTCGTCCGGCGCCGGCGCGGTCTTCCTCGATGGAACGCTCGCGCTCGAAGGGTTTCTTCCTCGGACTCGGTGTGGAAGGCAGCGGCATCCAGACCAACGTCAGCGGCAGCACCGCGGAGTCAGGCGGGGGCGGTGGTCTCGTGCTCGGTTACGGCTTCAGCAAGCGTTGGTCGCTGTATACCGACGTGAGCGATGCGGTAATGAACGCCACGGGCGGCGGCACGTATTCGCTCGCGCACGCGGACCTCGGCGCCCGCATTCACTTCCGCAGCGGCGCGCACGCGCTCGTTCCGTTCCTCCAGGTGGGCGCGACGGGTCGCGCGGTGTCGACGACCGCTGGTGGTGTGACTTACACGGGCAGCGGCGGCGGGGCGACGCTCGGCTTGGGATTCAACGCGTACTTCACACGAGCCGCGGCGTTGTCGGCGGCCGCGAGCTGGTCGGTCGGCAACTTCGACAAGTTCCAGGTGGACAACGTCGTCGTCGGCGCTCCCGGCACGTCGGTGAATGCACAGACGGCGCGCGTGCACCTGGGTCTGGTGTGGTTCCCGTAG